The following proteins are co-located in the Pedobacter frigiditerrae genome:
- a CDS encoding CoA transferase subunit A: MINKVVSGADDAIKDIKDGDTLMLGGFGLCGIPENCITALVKKGVKNLTCIANNAGVDDFGIGLMLQTRQVKKMISSYVGENAEFERQLLSGELEVELIPQGTLATRCMAAGYGMPAIFTPAGVGTEVAEGKEIRNFNGKDYLMEYAFDADFALVKAWKGDTAGNLIFRSTSRNFNPVMAMAGKITIAEVEHLVEAGELDPDHIHTPGVYVHRIFQGKDYEKRIEQRTVRKKD, translated from the coding sequence ATGATTAACAAAGTTGTATCTGGAGCAGATGATGCTATCAAGGATATAAAAGATGGAGATACCTTAATGTTAGGCGGATTTGGCTTATGTGGTATTCCTGAAAATTGCATTACTGCACTCGTTAAAAAAGGTGTTAAAAACCTAACCTGTATTGCAAACAATGCAGGTGTAGACGATTTTGGAATTGGTCTAATGCTACAAACCAGACAGGTTAAAAAAATGATATCCTCTTATGTTGGCGAAAATGCCGAGTTTGAAAGGCAATTGTTAAGTGGCGAACTGGAGGTGGAACTAATTCCGCAAGGTACATTGGCCACTCGTTGTATGGCTGCAGGTTACGGAATGCCAGCAATTTTTACGCCTGCAGGTGTAGGTACAGAGGTAGCAGAAGGTAAAGAAATCAGAAATTTTAATGGCAAGGATTACTTGATGGAATATGCCTTTGATGCAGATTTTGCCTTGGTTAAAGCTTGGAAAGGTGATACTGCTGGTAATCTAATCTTCCGTTCTACCAGTAGAAACTTTAATCCTGTAATGGCCATGGCTGGAAAAATTACAATTGCCGAAGTAGAACATTTAGTAGAGGCTGGAGAATTAGACCCCGACCATATTCATACGCCTGGCGTATATGTTCATCGCATATTCCAAGGAAAAGATTACGAAAAAAGAATTGAACAAAGAACGGTAAGGAAGAAGGATTAA
- a CDS encoding 3-oxoacid CoA-transferase subunit B: MLDKNGIAKRIAKEIKDGYYVNLGIGIPTLVANYIPEGINVVLQSENGLLGMGPFPFEGEEDPDLINAGKQTITTLAGSSIFDSAMSFGMIRAQKIDLTILGAMEVSENGDIANWKIPGKMVKGMGGAMDLVASAKNIIVAMQHINKAGESKLLPNCTLPLTGVKCIKKVVTELAVLDILPEGGFRLLERAPGVSVDFIKQSTLGKLYADDNVPEMVLD, from the coding sequence ATGCTTGATAAAAACGGAATTGCTAAACGTATAGCAAAAGAAATAAAAGATGGTTACTACGTTAATTTGGGGATAGGTATCCCAACGTTAGTAGCAAATTATATCCCAGAGGGAATTAATGTTGTACTACAATCTGAAAATGGCTTGTTGGGTATGGGACCATTTCCTTTTGAGGGAGAGGAAGACCCTGATTTGATAAACGCTGGTAAACAAACCATCACCACTTTAGCCGGTTCATCTATATTTGATTCGGCAATGAGTTTCGGAATGATAAGGGCTCAGAAAATAGATTTAACCATTTTAGGGGCAATGGAAGTCTCCGAAAATGGGGATATTGCCAACTGGAAAATTCCAGGTAAAATGGTTAAAGGAATGGGAGGAGCAATGGATTTGGTAGCTTCGGCCAAAAATATAATCGTTGCCATGCAGCATATTAACAAGGCAGGAGAAAGTAAGTTATTACCTAATTGCACTTTGCCTTTAACTGGTGTTAAGTGCATCAAAAAGGTGGTCACAGAGTTAGCGGTATTGGATATTTTACCAGAAGGAGGCTTTAGATTGTTAGAAAGAGCACCTGGTGTTAGTGTTGATTTTATTAAGCAATCTACCTTAGGTAAACTTTACGCGGATGACAATGTGCCTGAAATGGTTTTGGATTAA
- a CDS encoding uridine kinase, translating to MNNKNKPLIIGIAGGSGSGKTFFLNSFLHHFKNDEVTLLSQDDYYIPAGEMTQEENKLYNFDLPSTIDDEQFLIDIKKLIKGDVVYKKEYNFNNPLAVVKILEINPAPILIVEGLFILHFTEISDLLDLRIFIEADEDVALQRRIKRDGMERGYPEDDVLYKWDNHVVPAYKEFLLPYRDACNKIVINNNDTPDDIIRITEEISDELKTKYCK from the coding sequence ATGAACAACAAAAATAAACCTTTAATAATTGGTATTGCAGGTGGAAGTGGTTCTGGTAAGACCTTCTTTTTAAATAGTTTTTTACATCATTTTAAAAATGATGAAGTCACATTGCTTTCACAGGATGATTATTACATTCCTGCCGGAGAAATGACCCAAGAGGAAAACAAACTCTATAATTTTGATTTACCATCTACTATTGATGATGAACAATTTTTAATCGACATCAAAAAATTAATTAAAGGAGATGTTGTTTACAAAAAGGAATATAATTTCAACAATCCGCTAGCGGTTGTTAAAATTTTAGAAATAAACCCTGCACCCATTTTAATAGTAGAAGGGTTATTCATTCTTCATTTTACAGAAATTTCTGACTTATTAGACTTACGCATATTTATCGAAGCGGATGAAGATGTAGCTTTACAACGTCGCATTAAACGCGATGGAATGGAAAGAGGCTATCCTGAAGATGATGTGCTTTATAAATGGGATAACCATGTTGTACCAGCGTATAAAGAGTTTTTACTTCCTTACCGTGATGCCTGCAATAAAATTGTAATCAACAATAACGATACCCCAGATGATATCATCAGAATTACTGAAGAGATATCTGATGAGTTGAAGACTAAGTATTGTAAGTAA
- a CDS encoding LysM peptidoglycan-binding domain-containing protein: protein MQKLYILLTFLTLSSSITFANYKVDSIGVENNKGKKLILHRVEAKETYYSLAKKYNVNFKDIMTFNDSKFLQIGVIIKVPTTIDFAPVNVAAAAKDNNANTVEYTIKAKDNLNMLAEKYGTTVDEIKRVNGLKSINLQIGQVLKIPNATNVSETVTQPEPKTVVTPPASKTVVDNKVVTNENPAAVVEHSIKAKENLNMLAEKYGTTVDEIKRLNGLSSNNLRIGQILKIPSVNGTQAPVVETVTQAEPKSNAKKEVVTAKTTSDASFEHTVVAGETIYSIAQKYSLTTYQLKTFNNLTSTDVTVGQKLIIKGAKPAATTGDDDEESTGSPNTIKDPTLKYAPSKYGLTQFEEKGTAVWIADQDLDASKMLVLHRTAPVGTVIKITNPMSNRTTYAKVVGKFTENESTKDVIIVMTKAVADAVGALDKRFFCNITYGAQENEQQK from the coding sequence ATGCAGAAACTATATATACTCCTCACCTTCCTTACGCTCAGCTCTTCCATTACTTTTGCCAACTATAAGGTTGATTCTATTGGCGTTGAGAATAACAAAGGCAAAAAACTGATTCTTCATAGAGTTGAAGCCAAGGAAACTTATTATTCACTTGCTAAAAAATACAATGTCAATTTTAAAGACATCATGACTTTTAACGACAGCAAGTTTTTACAAATTGGTGTAATTATTAAAGTACCTACAACAATAGATTTTGCACCAGTTAATGTTGCTGCTGCAGCAAAAGATAACAATGCCAATACTGTTGAATATACCATTAAAGCGAAGGATAATTTAAATATGCTTGCTGAAAAGTATGGGACAACCGTTGATGAAATTAAAAGGGTTAATGGATTAAAATCAATCAATTTACAAATTGGCCAAGTTTTAAAAATTCCTAATGCTACCAATGTAAGTGAAACGGTCACACAGCCAGAACCGAAAACTGTTGTTACACCACCTGCCTCAAAAACAGTAGTTGATAATAAAGTTGTAACCAATGAAAACCCCGCAGCAGTTGTAGAACATAGCATAAAAGCAAAAGAAAACCTAAATATGCTTGCTGAAAAGTATGGCACCACAGTTGATGAGATAAAGCGATTGAACGGTCTTTCTTCAAATAATTTGAGGATTGGTCAGATTTTAAAAATTCCTTCGGTGAATGGCACACAAGCTCCAGTAGTTGAAACCGTCACACAAGCCGAGCCAAAAAGCAATGCAAAAAAAGAAGTTGTTACAGCTAAAACCACTTCAGATGCAAGTTTTGAGCATACAGTTGTAGCTGGTGAAACCATTTATTCTATCGCACAAAAATACAGCTTAACCACTTATCAATTAAAGACTTTCAATAATCTTACTTCAACAGATGTTACTGTAGGGCAGAAATTAATTATAAAAGGTGCTAAACCTGCTGCAACAACTGGTGATGATGATGAAGAAAGTACTGGAAGTCCAAATACGATTAAAGACCCAACCTTAAAGTATGCGCCAAGCAAATATGGGTTAACTCAATTTGAAGAAAAAGGAACTGCAGTTTGGATTGCCGACCAAGACTTAGATGCTTCTAAAATGTTGGTTTTACATCGCACTGCGCCAGTAGGAACCGTTATAAAAATTACAAACCCAATGAGCAACCGAACCACCTATGCAAAGGTTGTTGGTAAATTTACAGAGAACGAATCAACAAAAGATGTTATAATTGTAATGACAAAAGCAGTAGCAGATGCTGTTGGTGCTTTAGATAAACGCTTTTTTTGTAATATAACCTACGGCGCTCAAGAGAATGAACAACAAAAATAA
- a CDS encoding DNA starvation/stationary phase protection protein produces MDAKEISLSEKKVKPVVDMLNDYLANYHIHYQKLRGCHWNIKGQNFFTLHIKFEELYTNAQLTIDEIAERVLTLGKPPHSRFADYIKEATIKEIDTIGMKDLDMVDAVLEDMAKLIELERELLEASDIAGDDGTNDMVNRFMQFKEKTTWMLRSFAGKK; encoded by the coding sequence ATGGACGCAAAAGAAATTAGTTTAAGCGAGAAAAAAGTTAAACCAGTAGTAGATATGTTAAATGACTACTTAGCCAATTACCATATTCATTATCAAAAGCTAAGAGGTTGCCATTGGAACATCAAAGGTCAGAATTTTTTCACCTTACACATCAAGTTTGAAGAATTATATACCAACGCTCAATTAACAATTGATGAAATTGCTGAGCGTGTTTTAACATTGGGAAAACCACCTCATAGTCGTTTTGCAGATTACATTAAGGAAGCAACCATTAAAGAAATTGATACCATTGGTATGAAAGATTTAGATATGGTTGATGCAGTTTTAGAAGATATGGCCAAATTAATTGAACTAGAACGTGAATTATTAGAAGCATCTGACATAGCTGGTGATGACGGAACCAATGATATGGTTAACCGTTTTATGCAGTTTAAAGAAAAAACAACTTGGATGTTACGCTCTTTCGCTGGAAAGAAATAA
- a CDS encoding UbiD family decarboxylase — protein sequence MGYKNLADCIADLEKNGHLIRIKEEVDPYLEMAAIHLRVYEKQGPALLFENVKGSKFPAVSNLFGTLERSKFMFRDSLPKVEQLVGLRSDPIKALKNPLKYAGSALTALSALPLKQSLFKSTFQKTTISALPQIVNWPMDGGPFITMPQVFTEDIDKPGVMNGNLGMYRIQLAGNDYITDKEIGLHYQIHRGIGVHQTKANAKGQPLKVSIFVGGPPSHPLAAVMPLPEGLSELTFAGAMGNRRFRYFYDEEGFCISADADFVITGTVYPKENKPEGPFGDHLGYYSLTHPFPLMKVHNVYHKKNAVWSFTVVGRPPQEDTSFGALIHEITGSAIPKEISGLKEVNAVDAAGVHPLLFAIGSERYTPYLKDRKPQEILTIANHILGKNQLSLAKYLFIAAREDDENLSTNHIEHFLHHMLERIDLKKDLHFHTNTTIDTLDYSGEGLNAGSKVVFAAAGEKKRDLITSLPANFSLPEGFNTPKMAIPGVLVIKGNDYQYDSAKTQIESLKSHLKSEDLSSLPLIVVCDDAEFTAANINNLVWVTFTRSNPATDIDGANDFTTNKHWGCNGPLIIDARKKPHHAPELIKDPTVEKKIDRMGEKGGSLCGVI from the coding sequence ATGGGATACAAAAATTTAGCCGACTGCATTGCAGACCTAGAAAAAAACGGTCATTTAATTCGTATAAAAGAAGAGGTTGATCCTTATTTAGAAATGGCCGCCATTCATTTAAGGGTGTATGAAAAACAAGGTCCGGCCTTATTGTTTGAAAACGTAAAAGGAAGTAAATTCCCCGCTGTTTCTAATCTTTTTGGAACCCTAGAACGTTCGAAATTTATGTTTCGCGATAGCTTGCCAAAGGTAGAACAATTGGTAGGTTTACGTTCAGATCCCATAAAAGCATTAAAAAATCCTTTGAAATATGCAGGTTCTGCATTAACTGCTCTATCGGCATTACCCTTAAAACAATCGCTTTTTAAAAGTACTTTCCAAAAAACCACCATTAGTGCATTACCACAAATTGTAAATTGGCCAATGGATGGTGGACCATTTATTACCATGCCCCAAGTTTTTACAGAAGATATAGATAAACCAGGGGTGATGAATGGGAATTTGGGGATGTACAGAATTCAACTAGCAGGAAACGATTATATTACTGACAAGGAAATAGGGTTACACTATCAAATTCATAGAGGGATAGGGGTGCACCAAACGAAGGCAAATGCAAAAGGCCAACCTTTAAAAGTGAGTATTTTTGTCGGCGGCCCACCATCACATCCTCTAGCTGCGGTAATGCCATTGCCAGAGGGATTATCAGAATTAACGTTTGCAGGAGCTATGGGCAATAGGCGTTTTAGGTATTTTTATGACGAGGAAGGTTTCTGTATTTCTGCAGATGCTGATTTTGTAATTACGGGAACGGTTTATCCAAAAGAAAATAAACCTGAAGGGCCATTTGGTGATCATCTAGGCTATTATAGTTTAACACATCCTTTTCCATTGATGAAGGTTCATAACGTTTATCATAAAAAAAATGCTGTTTGGTCTTTCACGGTTGTGGGTAGACCACCACAGGAAGACACGAGTTTTGGTGCGCTTATTCACGAAATTACTGGCTCTGCGATTCCGAAAGAAATCTCGGGTTTAAAAGAAGTAAACGCAGTTGATGCTGCGGGCGTTCATCCACTTTTGTTTGCTATCGGTAGTGAGAGATATACACCTTATTTAAAGGATAGGAAACCTCAAGAAATTTTAACCATTGCCAATCATATTTTAGGTAAAAATCAATTGAGCTTGGCAAAATATCTTTTTATAGCAGCAAGAGAGGATGATGAAAATTTAAGTACCAATCACATAGAGCATTTTCTTCATCACATGCTGGAAAGAATTGACTTAAAAAAGGATTTGCATTTCCATACCAATACTACAATTGATACCTTAGATTATTCTGGCGAGGGATTAAATGCTGGTTCTAAAGTTGTTTTTGCAGCAGCAGGAGAAAAGAAAAGAGATTTAATAACATCATTGCCTGCTAACTTTAGCTTGCCAGAAGGATTTAATACGCCAAAAATGGCTATACCAGGGGTGCTAGTTATTAAGGGAAATGATTATCAATATGACAGTGCTAAAACACAAATAGAATCCTTAAAATCTCATTTAAAAAGCGAAGATTTATCTTCACTACCTTTAATTGTTGTATGTGATGATGCGGAGTTTACAGCTGCAAATATTAATAATTTAGTTTGGGTGACTTTTACAAGAAGCAATCCCGCTACTGATATAGATGGTGCTAATGACTTTACTACAAACAAGCATTGGGGTTGCAATGGACCATTAATTATTGATGCCAGAAAGAAACCACATCATGCTCCAGAACTGATCAAAGACCCAACAGTTGAAAAGAAGATAGATAGGATGGGTGAAAAGGGTGGTAGTTTGTGTGGGGTTATATAA
- the proS gene encoding proline--tRNA ligase, which translates to MSKGITSKNDDYSQWYNDIVIKADLAEHSSVKGCMVIKPYGYSIWEKIQAVLDQKFKDTGHSNAYFPLFIPKSYFSKEAAHVEGFATECAVVTHYRLKNDGNGNIVVDETAKLEEELIVRPTSETIIWNTYRGWIESYRDLPLLINQWANVVRWEMRTRLFLRTTEFLWQEGHTAHATSQEAVEETERMLDVYADFAENWMAVPVVKGKKTPTERFAGALETYCIEALMQDGKALQAGTSHFLGQNFAKAFDVKFTSKEGKQEHVWATSWGVSTRLMGALIMAHSDDAGLVLPPKLAPIQVVIVPIYRGEEDLAKISTFVDELMLKLKGMGISVKYDSRDSQRPGFKFAEYELKGVPVRLAIGGRDMENGTVELARRDTREKATVPQEALDIYIANLLNEIQENIYNRAHEFREEHITEANSYDEFKELLDGKTGFISAHWDGTAETEKQIKEETKATIRCIPLNNKQEDGVCIVTGKPSTQRVLFARAY; encoded by the coding sequence ATGAGCAAAGGTATTACGAGTAAAAATGATGATTATTCTCAATGGTATAACGATATTGTTATAAAAGCCGACCTTGCCGAGCATTCATCGGTTAAGGGTTGTATGGTAATTAAGCCATACGGTTATTCAATTTGGGAGAAAATTCAGGCTGTTTTAGACCAAAAATTTAAAGACACAGGTCACAGTAACGCATATTTTCCTTTGTTCATCCCTAAGTCATATTTTTCTAAGGAAGCAGCACACGTAGAAGGTTTTGCGACAGAGTGTGCTGTTGTGACACATTACCGTCTTAAAAATGATGGAAATGGGAACATAGTAGTAGATGAAACTGCAAAATTAGAAGAAGAACTAATAGTTCGTCCAACTTCAGAAACTATTATTTGGAACACCTACAGAGGTTGGATTGAATCTTATCGCGATCTACCTTTATTGATTAACCAATGGGCAAATGTAGTGCGTTGGGAAATGAGAACTCGTTTGTTTTTACGTACAACTGAGTTTTTATGGCAAGAAGGACATACTGCTCATGCCACTTCACAAGAAGCTGTTGAAGAAACAGAAAGAATGTTAGATGTTTATGCAGATTTTGCAGAAAACTGGATGGCGGTTCCTGTTGTAAAAGGTAAAAAGACACCAACTGAGCGTTTTGCAGGAGCTTTAGAAACTTATTGTATCGAAGCATTAATGCAAGATGGAAAAGCCTTACAAGCTGGAACATCACACTTTTTAGGTCAGAATTTTGCCAAAGCTTTTGATGTAAAGTTTACAAGTAAAGAAGGTAAACAGGAGCACGTTTGGGCTACTTCATGGGGAGTTTCAACTCGTTTAATGGGGGCTTTAATTATGGCACATAGTGATGATGCAGGTTTAGTATTGCCTCCAAAATTAGCACCAATCCAAGTTGTAATTGTTCCAATTTATAGAGGAGAAGAAGATTTAGCTAAAATTTCAACCTTTGTTGATGAATTAATGCTGAAATTAAAAGGAATGGGAATCTCAGTGAAATACGACAGTAGGGATAGTCAACGTCCAGGATTTAAATTTGCAGAATATGAGCTAAAAGGAGTTCCTGTTCGTTTAGCTATTGGTGGTAGAGACATGGAGAATGGTACAGTAGAATTAGCACGTAGAGATACAAGAGAGAAAGCTACAGTTCCACAAGAGGCATTAGATATTTACATTGCTAACTTATTAAACGAAATTCAAGAAAATATTTACAACAGGGCACATGAGTTTAGGGAAGAGCACATTACTGAAGCTAACTCTTATGATGAATTTAAAGAATTGTTAGACGGCAAAACTGGCTTTATCTCTGCACATTGGGATGGTACAGCAGAAACTGAAAAACAAATTAAAGAAGAAACAAAAGCAACAATTAGATGTATTCCTTTAAACAATAAACAAGAAGATGGTGTTTGTATTGTTACGGGTAAACCATCTACGCAAAGAGTGTTGTTTGCAAGGGCTTATTAA
- a CDS encoding cystathionine gamma-synthase, with protein sequence MKFATKAIHAGQEPDPTTGAVMTPIYQTSTYWQKSPGEHKGYEYSRGTNPTRKALEDCLAALENCKFGLAFSSGMGATDCVLRLLKPGDEVITGNDLYGGSYRIFTKVYQKYGIKFHFLDLSKPENIIPYVNENTKLVWIETPTNPTMRIIDIEGVAKITKENNLLLAVDNTFASPYLQNPADLGADIVMHSVTKYIGGHSDVVMGALLVNDEQLYKDLFFIYNACGATPGPQDSFLVLRGIKTLHLRMKAHCENGEKVAHYLKKHPKIDKIYWPGFEDHPNHGIAKKQMRGFGGMVSITLKDADLQETFRIASRFKVFSLAESLGGVESLINHPTTMTHGSIPKEEREKVGVTDNLLRLSVGVEDIDDLLADLEQALS encoded by the coding sequence ATGAAGTTTGCAACAAAAGCTATACACGCTGGTCAGGAACCAGATCCAACAACGGGTGCTGTTATGACACCAATTTATCAAACCTCAACCTATTGGCAAAAATCACCTGGAGAACACAAGGGGTATGAATATTCAAGGGGTACAAATCCAACTCGTAAGGCTTTGGAAGATTGTTTGGCAGCCTTGGAGAATTGTAAATTTGGTTTAGCTTTTAGTAGTGGAATGGGTGCTACTGATTGTGTGTTGAGGTTGTTAAAGCCTGGCGATGAAGTGATTACTGGAAACGATTTATACGGTGGTTCTTATCGTATTTTCACTAAAGTTTATCAGAAATATGGAATTAAGTTTCATTTTTTGGATTTATCTAAACCTGAAAATATCATTCCCTATGTAAATGAAAATACAAAATTAGTTTGGATAGAAACACCAACTAATCCAACAATGCGAATTATTGATATTGAAGGGGTTGCAAAAATAACAAAAGAAAATAATTTGCTGTTAGCGGTTGATAATACTTTCGCATCGCCATATTTACAAAACCCAGCAGATTTGGGCGCTGATATTGTCATGCATTCGGTTACAAAATATATTGGCGGTCACTCTGATGTGGTGATGGGTGCACTTTTAGTTAACGATGAGCAATTGTATAAAGATTTGTTCTTTATTTATAATGCTTGTGGGGCAACACCTGGTCCACAAGATTCTTTCTTAGTTTTAAGAGGTATTAAGACTTTGCATTTGCGTATGAAAGCGCATTGCGAAAACGGAGAGAAAGTTGCTCATTATTTAAAAAAACATCCAAAAATCGATAAAATTTATTGGCCAGGTTTTGAAGACCATCCTAATCATGGTATTGCTAAAAAACAAATGCGTGGTTTCGGTGGAATGGTTTCAATTACTTTGAAAGACGCTGATTTGCAAGAAACATTTAGGATTGCATCAAGATTTAAGGTTTTCTCCTTGGCAGAATCTTTAGGGGGTGTAGAGTCCTTAATTAATCACCCAACAACGATGACGCATGGCTCTATTCCAAAAGAAGAACGTGAAAAAGTTGGCGTAACTGATAACCTATTGCGTTTAAGTGTTGGAGTAGAAGATATTGATGATTTATTGGCAGATTTGGAGCAAGCTCTTTCTTAG
- a CDS encoding TIGR02757 family protein, with product MEFNELKDFLDFKVRQYNQPNFIANDPICIPHQYTKKQDIEIAAFFAAILAWGQRKTIINKCNELFLRMDNQPYEFMLNHSDDDLKRLLGFKHRTFNDTDLLYFVSFFKHHYLQSDTLETAFLPHKQIFNPDYLPEKYNDENYIELASSPCSLNDFVADDFTAEKALNHFRSYFFSLPDFPRRTFKHISSPLQKSTCKRLNMFLRWMVRKDDCGVDFGLWNTIPVSALVCPCDVHVDRVGRRLGLINRKQTDWLTAVELTNKLKEFDPKDPVKYDFALFGLGVEEKF from the coding sequence ATGGAATTTAATGAACTTAAGGATTTTTTAGATTTTAAAGTAAGGCAGTATAATCAGCCTAACTTTATTGCTAATGATCCAATTTGTATTCCTCATCAATACACTAAAAAACAAGACATTGAAATTGCTGCATTTTTTGCGGCAATTTTAGCTTGGGGCCAGCGTAAAACGATTATCAATAAGTGTAACGAGCTTTTTTTGAGGATGGATAACCAGCCTTATGAATTTATGCTCAATCATAGCGATGATGATTTAAAAAGGCTGTTAGGTTTTAAACACCGTACTTTTAATGATACCGATTTACTTTATTTTGTATCATTTTTCAAACATCATTACTTGCAATCTGATACACTAGAAACAGCTTTTTTACCTCATAAACAAATTTTTAATCCTGATTATTTACCTGAAAAATATAATGATGAAAATTATATTGAGCTTGCTTCTTCGCCCTGCTCATTAAATGACTTTGTAGCAGATGATTTTACGGCCGAGAAAGCATTAAATCATTTTAGGAGTTATTTTTTTAGCTTACCAGATTTTCCCAGAAGAACTTTTAAACACATTTCATCGCCTTTGCAAAAATCTACATGTAAACGTTTAAATATGTTTTTGAGGTGGATGGTTCGGAAGGATGATTGTGGTGTAGATTTTGGACTTTGGAATACAATTCCTGTTTCAGCACTAGTTTGTCCTTGTGATGTACACGTGGATAGGGTGGGTAGGAGACTAGGGTTAATCAATCGTAAACAAACAGATTGGCTAACTGCAGTTGAGCTAACCAATAAATTAAAAGAGTTTGATCCCAAAGACCCTGTTAAATATGATTTTGCGCTGTTTGGCTTAGGAGTGGAGGAGAAGTTTTAA
- a CDS encoding YdeI/OmpD-associated family protein, with protein MVNLKAEIERFSTNGEKTGWSYVFIPQDIADQIKPNSRIGFRVRGLIDQVAVKGMSVMPVKDEGFILPLNKPLRKALRKEEGAVINLNLEFDVDFKIEMPDDLEICLADEESLLEQFLSMPKSHQNYFINWLNTAKTEPTRTKRLVMIVNAMYHKQDFGAMIRANKS; from the coding sequence ATGGTTAACCTAAAAGCAGAAATAGAACGGTTCTCAACCAATGGTGAAAAAACGGGTTGGAGTTATGTTTTTATTCCTCAAGATATAGCAGACCAAATTAAACCTAATTCACGTATTGGTTTTAGGGTAAGAGGTTTGATAGATCAAGTAGCTGTGAAAGGGATGAGTGTAATGCCAGTTAAAGATGAAGGTTTTATTTTGCCATTAAATAAACCATTAAGGAAGGCATTAAGAAAAGAAGAAGGTGCGGTAATTAACTTGAATCTGGAATTTGATGTAGATTTTAAAATTGAAATGCCTGATGATTTAGAGATTTGCTTGGCTGATGAAGAATCATTGCTTGAACAATTTCTATCAATGCCTAAATCACATCAAAATTATTTCATCAATTGGTTAAATACAGCTAAAACTGAACCTACTCGCACAAAAAGATTGGTTATGATTGTTAATGCAATGTACCATAAACAAGATTTTGGAGCAATGATAAGGGCTAATAAGTCTTGA
- a CDS encoding polyprenol monophosphomannose synthase: protein MSDSLVIIPTYNEKENIEKIIRKVFSLDYAFEVLIIDDGSPDGTASIVKNLQLEFPKQLHIEERKGKLGLGTAYIHGFKWALARNYEYIFEMDADFSHNPKDLIKLRDACVNGADVSIGSRYVKGVNVVNWPMGRVLMSYFASMYVRIITRINIQDATAGFKCYRRIVLETIPMHKIKFVGYAFQIEMKFTAIKYGFNVVEVPIIFTDRTEGTSKMSTRIFREAFLGVIQMKVNSWFRNYNR from the coding sequence GTGTCTGATAGCCTAGTCATTATTCCAACTTATAACGAAAAAGAAAACATAGAGAAAATCATTCGAAAAGTGTTTTCGTTAGACTATGCATTTGAGGTTTTAATTATTGATGATGGTTCTCCTGATGGTACAGCAAGTATTGTCAAGAATTTACAATTAGAATTCCCGAAACAATTACATATAGAAGAACGCAAAGGAAAACTTGGTTTAGGCACGGCTTATATACACGGTTTTAAATGGGCATTAGCAAGAAATTACGAATATATTTTCGAAATGGATGCTGACTTTTCACACAACCCAAAAGACTTAATTAAGTTGAGAGATGCATGTGTTAATGGCGCTGATGTTTCAATAGGCTCTAGGTATGTGAAAGGTGTAAATGTAGTAAACTGGCCAATGGGCAGGGTTTTAATGTCTTATTTTGCATCTATGTATGTTCGTATCATCACTAGAATCAATATTCAAGACGCAACTGCAGGATTTAAATGTTATAGAAGAATAGTACTGGAAACCATCCCAATGCATAAAATCAAATTTGTAGGTTATGCCTTTCAAATTGAAATGAAATTTACCGCTATTAAATATGGTTTTAACGTAGTTGAAGTTCCCATCATTTTTACAGATAGAACAGAAGGAACATCTAAAATGAGTACCAGAATATTTAGGGAAGCTTTTTTAGGCGTAATACAGATGAAGGTTAATAGTTGGTTTCGTAACTACAATCGATAA